From a region of the Nothobranchius furzeri strain GRZ-AD chromosome 12, NfurGRZ-RIMD1, whole genome shotgun sequence genome:
- the hint1 gene encoding adenosine 5'-monophosphoramidase HINT1 — MADETAKAQVARPGGDTIFGKIVRKEIPVNLVYEDDLCVAFPDIAPQAPTHILVVPKKPIVQLSQAEDSDAALLGHMLIVAKKCARDAGLAKGYRIVINDGPDGGQSVYHIHIHILGGRILGWPPG; from the exons ATGGCTGATGAAACGGCGAAGGCACAGGTTGCCCGGCCGGGCGGAGATACAATATTTGGGAAAATAGTTCGCAAAGAGATTCCTGTCAACCTAGTTTATGAAGATGATTTG TGTGTTGCCTTCCCTGATATTGCTCCTCAAGCTCCCACTCACATCCTGGTCGTCCCCAAAAAACCAATTGTTCAGCTGTCACAAGCCGAGGACAGTGATGCTGCT CTGTTAGGTCACATGCTGATAGTTGCAAAGAAGTGTGCCCGAGACGCAGGTCTGGCTAAAGGCTACAGGATTGTCATCAACGACGGGCCGGATGGCGGCCAGTCCGTCTACCACATCCACATTCACATCCTGGGTGGACGCATTCTGGGCTGGCCTCCTGGCTAA
- the lyrm7 gene encoding complex III assembly factor LYRM7 codes for MGTRLKVLRVFKKLHRTRMDVFKEDETALGAARLKINDEFKKNKNEVSEENIQKMIKMGSDVETVLRESVVQMEHVGENTLLLRPREGLLRENVPYCDEPRKKS; via the exons ATGGGGACTCGTTTGAAG GTTTTACGCGTGTTTAAAAAGCTGCACAGAACAAGGATGGATGTGTTTAAAGAGGATGAAACAGCGCTGGGTG CTGCAAGATTAAAGATCAATGATGAGTTCAAGAAGAATAAAAATGAAGTATCAGAAGAAAATATTCAGAAG ATGATCAAAATGGGCTCTGATGTGGAAACAGTTCTTCGTGAGTCTGTGGTTCAGATGGAACATGTTGGAGAAAACACACTCT TGCTTCGACCAAGAGAAGGCCTTCTACGGGAAAATGTACCTTACTGTGATGAACCCAGGAAAAAGTCATGA